From the genome of Phyllostomus discolor isolate MPI-MPIP mPhyDis1 chromosome 12, mPhyDis1.pri.v3, whole genome shotgun sequence, one region includes:
- the LOC114511407 gene encoding carcinoembryonic antigen-related cell adhesion molecule 21-like, with protein MGSLSVSTHRGLVHWQGLLVAISLFNFWCQPTTAQLAIVSTYAAEGKEVLLRVQNKPPNHSGLRWYKGEGANQNNVLAFLIEKPEMYFRCPSFGRVVLEPDWSLLIKKVSKADAGMYTIVVYLTDSKKEIGFGRLTVYEPELVVSLVASNTTVTENKDSVVLTCNTNALFIHWLFKGMNLKLNERMKISEDHRSLTIDPVKREDAGYYWCEVSNPIRSTESWSVTLDVKFE; from the exons ATGGGATCCCTGTCAgtctctacccacagaggacttgtccactggcaagggctcctggtggcca tcTCACTCTTCAATTTCTGGTGCCAGCCCACCACAGCTCAACTTGCTATTGTGTCAACCTATGCTGCTGAAGGGAAGGAAGTACTTCTGCGTGTCCAAAATAAGCCTCCCAATCATTCAGGCCTCCGTTGGTACAAGGGGGAAGGCGCGAACCAAAATAATGTACTTGCATTTCTTATAGAAAAGCCAGAAATGTATTTCAGATGTCCTTCATTTGGACGAGTGGTATTAGAACCAGATTGGTCCTTGCTGATAAAGAAGGTCTCCAAAGCTGATGCAGGAATGTACACTATAGTAGTCTACCTTACagattcaaaaaaagaaataggatttgGAAGGCTTACTGTATATG AGCCTGAATTAGTGGTCTCCCTGGTAGCCAGTAACACCACAGTCACAGAGAATAAGGATTCTGTGGTCTTGACCTGCAACACAAATGCACTGTTCATCCACTGGTTGTTCAAGGGCATGAATCTGAAGCTCAATGAACGCATGAAGATATCAGAAGACCACCGAAGCCTCACCATAGACCCTGTGAAGAGAGAAGATGCTGGGTATTACTGGTGTGAAGTTTCCAACCCCATCAGGTCTACTGAAAGTTGGTCAGTTACACTGGATGTGAAATTTGAGTGA